In the genome of Kwoniella shandongensis chromosome 6, complete sequence, one region contains:
- a CDS encoding mitochondrial 54S ribosomal protein mL61 has translation MSSSASSSIRRLPFRQALTSLKSGPGAVTLSSNVSAIKLRFVAKNSEAGPRQFLRNYAPKLAYANPSLPIQIERIRDPRSKHRNPKSPDAGAVWENGEQPKPEMIVSFHGAAAQTLPLTHLDGEKILAQLISVAGEERPQGIEAPQL, from the exons atgtcatcatcaGCCTCATCGTCGATTAGACGACTACCATTCCGACAAgctctcacttctctcaaATCTGGTCCAGGAGCAGTGACGCTCTCTTCCAATGTATCAGCGATTAAACTTCGTTTCGTAGCCAAGAACTCTGAAGCAGGacccag ACAATTCCTTCGAAATTACGCACCAAAATTAGCTTATGCCAATCCATCATTACCGATCCAAATCGAAAGAATAAGAGATCCCAGATCGAAGCATAGGAATCCGAAATCACCTGATGCAGGTGCGGTATGGGAGAATGGAGAACAGCCAAAACCCGAGATGATCGTATCTTTCC ACGGCGCCGCTGCTCAAACATTACCTCTTACGCATCTTGATGGAGAAAAGATACTAGCTCAACTCATCTCGGTAGCTGGTGAGGAAAGACCTCAAGGGATCGAAGCGCCGCAATTATGA
- a CDS encoding triose-phosphate isomerase, which produces MAGRKFFVGGNFKMNGSLESIEKIVESINNAKFDGSTEIVIAPPALYLLQVQSELKAPTEVSAQNCFTEASGAFTGEIAPQQLKDAKVHWVILGHSERRSMFGDTDKLVADKVKAAIEAGLSVIACVGETLEEREADKTMAVVERQLETIAASVSESEWKNIVVAYEPVWAIGTGKVASVQQAQEVHDDIRKWLAKRVSSSVAESTRIIYGGSVNGKNCGELAGAKDIDGFLVGGASLKPEFIDICKTVKA; this is translated from the exons ATGGCCGGTCGAAAATTCTTCGTTGG AGGTAACTTCAAGATGAACGGTTCTCTCGAATctatcgagaagatcgtcgagagcATCAACAATGCCAAGTTTGACGGATCTACCG AAATCGTCATTGCTCCTCCCGCACTTTACCTCCTCCAAGTCCAATCCGAGCTCAAGGCCCCTACCGAGGTTTCCGCCCAGAACTGTTTCACCGAAGCGTCCGGCGCTTTCACCGGTGAGATCGCTCCTCAACAATTGAAGGATGCAAAGGTCCACTGGGTCATCCTTGGTCACTCCGAGCGAAGGAGCATGTTCGGTGACACCGACAAGCTTGTCgctgacaag GTCAAGGCAGCTATCGAGGCTGGTCTCTCCGTCATCGCTTGTGTTGGTGAGACCCTCGAGGAGCGAGAGGCCGACAAGACCATGGCCGTCGTCGAGAGACAACTCGAGACCATCGCTGCTAGCGTCTCCGAGTCcgagtggaa GAACATCGTCGTTGCTT ACGAGCCCGTCTGGGCTATCGGTACCGGCAAGGTCGCCAGCGTCCAACAGGCCCAAGAGGTCCACGACGACATCCGAAAATGGCTCGCTAAGCGAGTCTCATCCTCTGTCGCCGAGTCCACCCGAATCATTTACGGTGGAAGCGTCAACGGAAAGAACTGTGgcgagcttg CCGGTGCTAAGGACATTGATGGATTCCTTGTCGGTGGTGCTTCTTTGAAGCCCGAGTTCATTGACATCTGCAAGACTGTCAAGGCTTAA
- a CDS encoding mitochondrial 54S ribosomal protein uL22m: MARPIRSLITLTQSSIAGPSSLRPLAPYSLRSSSPLQSQVRTAFNLSGWDRYLPKLPRWKSDEQAASESDLPSGPIIDVPSTTTGSDATSTGGSEGEGGLFDGIAQEKEGEKGNRKAKKRGTEEFTEHRYKSDEHKISYRKLNLLSRQIANLPVDEAIVQMQFSDKRASKWVKSTLALARDHAVDKKLSRDKLVVAEAWVSKGPKIQRLDIKGRGKYGIKHHPSARIHVVLKEGKTKAQQYEERFQKDLRKVRSAGVVREDGVLRRKVISGWTW, from the exons ATGGCACGACCGATCCGATCACTCATCACTC TCACACAATCTTCCATCGCCGGACCATCTTCATTGCGTCCTCTCGCACCTTATTCTctccgatcatcatcacctttgCAATCTCAAGTACGAAC CGCATTCAACTTGTCTGGCTGGGATCGTTATCTTCCAAAATTACCACGATGGAAATCTGATGAACAAGCGGCTTCGGAATCGGATCTCCCTTCGGGACCCATCATCGATGTCCCTTCCACGACGACAGGATCCGACGCGACCTCTACgggtggaagtgaaggagaaggtgggttGTTCGATGGGATCGcacaggagaaggagggggagaaggggaataggaaggcgaagaagagagggaccGAGGAGTTtacagag CACCGATACAAATCCGACGAACACAAGATTTCTTATCGAAAACTAAACCTCCTCTCTCGTCAAATCGCAAACCTTCCAGTCGATGAAGCCATCGTCCAGATGCAATTCTCCGATAAGCGGGCTAGTAAATGGGTAAAGAGCACTTTGGCTTTGGCGAGGGATCATGCTGTTGATAAGAAATTGAGTAGGGACAAGTTGGTTGTTG CCGAGGCATGGGTATCGAAAGGTCCCAAGATACAACGTCTTGATATCAAAGGTCGAGGAAAATACGGTATCAAGCATCACCCTTCTGCTAGGATCCACGTCGTCCTTAAAGAAGGCAAGACCAAAGCACAACAATACGAGGAGAGGTTCCAGAAGGATTTGAGAAAGGTCAGAAGTGCTGGTGTGGTCAGAGAAGATGGCGtattgaggaggaaggtcaTCAGCGGCTGGACATGGTAA
- a CDS encoding acetoacetate-CoA ligase — MTASQVDQDLPLWSPTDPSSSQTTLFRNHINSTYQLSLSTYEDLWVWSCSHRADFWSSLWDWEHIIGSKVSSSSSSLVVDETATPSDNPIWFPSASLNWAENQLRHHLTRPDDIAIIQTSEPCATSNWFPETKRITQSQLYSLVGKTQRSLRRGGVGKGDRVAFWGGNCLEAVVVLLASNSIGAIFSSAAADFGVDGVIERLEQIKPKVLLVTNGVVYGGTARPLLPLLPTLLSSLSAPPEEVVVISHLPDELAPLPPAMKDKTSGWGEWLDKEEGEVEFLRMGFNEPIWILFSSGTTGRPKAIVHRQGGMLLDSLREHHLAGDIGPKDVYFYYTTPGWMMFQYLVSGLATGATVVLYEGSPLKPPSFLWSLIDELGITVFGTSAKWIEQISKHYPEVGEKHDLKTLRQILSTGSPLPLHLFDFVYEKVKKDVLLGSVTGGTDICSVFAGRNTSLPVYRGEIQSRMLGFALNTDTGPGHPGELICTEAFPIEPLGFWPLPGHGFPDGEVEVAQKRFKESYFKDDKGTWCELVPLLASSKEYQLTSDVLADHGDYVQITPSRSGNAGGILMLGRSDGVLNPGGIRFGPTDIYSVLENQDFATLGIEETLVVGLMVDEGADEKVVLFIKMKDGKTLDEGLIKKIKTSIRLARSARHVPGKIIQVSDIPVTLTGKRVEVPIRKVINGAPVESINPATLRNPDCLAEYAKLGETMRKEEGGV; from the exons ATGACCGCCTCGCAGGTCGACCAAGACCTCCCCTTATGGTCACCTACTgacccttcatcttcccagACGACCTTATTCAGAAACCATATCAATTCGACATACCAACTATCCCTATCAACATACGAAGACCTCTGGGTATGGTCCTGCTCCCATCGAGCCGATTTTTGGTCGTCTTTATGGGACTGGGAACATATCATCGGCAGCAAagtatcctcctcctcctcctcgttggTGGTTGACGAGACCGCTACACCTTCCGATAATCCAATATGGTTCCCTTCTGCTTCCCTCAACTGGGCCGAGAATCAacttcgtcatcatctcacTCGTCCTGACGACATAGCCATCATCCAGACTTCCGAACCTTGTGCTACCTCAAATTGGTTCCCAGAAACAAAACGTATCACCCAATCTCAACTGTATTCTCTTGTGGGGAAAACACAACGGAGTTTACGGCGAGGGGGAGTTGGGAAAGGTGATCGGGTGGCCTTTTGGGGTGGAAATTGTTTGGAAGCCGTCGTCGTTCTTCTGGCGAGTAATTCGATAGGAGCGATATTCTCCTCTGCAGCAGCGGACTTTGGAGTAGATGGTGTGATTGAACGATTGGAACAGATCAAGCCAAAGGTGCTTCTCGTCACCAACGGCGTGGTCTACGGTGGGACTGCAAGACCACTGTTACCTCTACTTCCGACATTACTTTCTTCGCTCAGTGCTCCGCCAGAGGAGGTAGTCGTTATCTCTCATCTGCCGGACGAGCTGGCGCCCTTGCCACCAGCAATGAAGGATAAGACGAGCGGGTGGGGAGAATGGCTGGataaagaggaaggagaggtggagtTCTTGAGGATGGGGTTCAATGAACCGATTTGGATCTTGTTTTCAAGCGGGACAACAGGACGTCCAAAGGCTATCGTT CACCGACAAGGGGGTATGTTACTAGATTCGCTGAGAGAACACCATCTGGCGGGAGATATCGGTCCAAAAGACGTATACTTCTACTATACTACTCC CGGCTGGATGATGTTCCAGTATCTCGTCTCGGGTCTTGCGACCGGCGCAACTGTCGTCCTATATGAGGGATCGCCCCTCAAACCACCATCGTTCCTCTGGTCACTCATCGACGAACTAGGCATCACAGTCTTCGGAACATCTGCTAAATGGATAGAACAAATATCGAAACATTATCCAGAAGTCGGCGAGAAACATGACTTGAAGACGCTGAGACAGATCTTGAGTACGGGGAGTCCATTACCACTTCATCTGTTCGATTTCGTTTAcgagaaggtcaagaaggatgttTTACTGGGTTCTGTGACTG GGGGGACGGATATCTGTTCTGTTTTTGCGGGACGAAATACATCTCTTCCTGTATATCGAGGGGAGATCCAATCTCGCATGTTGGGCTT TGCTCTTAATACCGACACTGGACCCGGTCATCCAGGCGAACTCATTTGCACTGAAGCGTTCCCCATCGAACCATTAGGTTTCTGGCCGTTACCGGGACATGGGTTCCCggatggagaggtggaagtggctCAGAAGCGGTTCAAGGAGAGTTATTTCAAGGACGATAAAGGAACATGGTGTGAGCTGGTCCCTTTGCTCGCGTCTTCGAAGGAatatcagctgacatccgACGTTCTGGCAGATCACGGCGACTA CGTGCAAATCACCCCATCACGTTCTGGCAATGCAGGCGGTATCCTCATGCTAGGTCGTTCGGATGGTGTCCTAAATCCGGGTGGGATCCGATTCGGTCCCACCGACATATACTCGGTGCTTGAGAATCAAGACTTTGCGACTTTGGGAATTGAAGAGACTTTGGTGGTCGGATTGATGGTGGACGAAGGTGCGGACGAGAAGGTGGTCTTGTTCATCAAG ATGAAAGATGGAAAGACGCTCGATGAGGggttgatcaagaagataAAGACGAGTATTAGATTAGCGAGAAGTGCTAGACATGTCCCTGGAAAG ATCATACAAGTATCAGATATACCCGTGACCTTGACAGGTAAGAGAgtagaag TTCCAATAAGGAAAGTGATTAATGGCGCTCCTGTGGAGAGTATCAATCCTGCAACATTGAGAAATCCAGATTGTCTGGCCGAGTATGCCAAGCTAGGCGAGACGATgcgaaaggaggaaggtggggtgTGA